One genomic region from Thermoleptolyngbya sichuanensis A183 encodes:
- the rplS gene encoding 50S ribosomal protein L19 produces the protein MKAQEIIRSIESEQLKTDLPVIHVGDTVKVGVVIQEGGKERVQPYEGTVIAMRNGGINETITVRRIFQGVGVERVFLLHSPRVASIKVLRRGKARRAKLYYLRDRVGKATRLKQRFDRPL, from the coding sequence ATGAAAGCCCAGGAGATCATCCGCTCCATTGAGTCGGAACAGTTGAAGACCGATCTGCCCGTCATCCACGTCGGCGATACGGTCAAGGTCGGAGTTGTGATTCAAGAAGGTGGCAAGGAGCGGGTTCAGCCCTATGAGGGCACCGTGATCGCCATGCGGAATGGCGGCATCAATGAAACCATCACGGTTCGCCGAATTTTTCAGGGCGTTGGGGTAGAGCGGGTGTTTCTGCTCCATTCGCCCCGCGTCGCCAGCATCAAGGTGCTGCGCCGAGGCAAGGCCCGTCGCGCCAAGCTCTACTATCTGCGCGATCGCGTGGGCAAGGCAACCCGTCTGAAGCAGCGCTTCGATCGCCCGCTCTAG
- a CDS encoding GAF domain-containing sensor histidine kinase, whose product MGSSKKPSNPEKQLATLKQTLQALREEETEDVLVETAIAYVEEECDYSLIWIASYDRVGHCLRGRGGRVPNGDTGPLRQQFGLNPGDLMEQVVIQQRPMGVPDLREEMRAGDWRKLAQKYAIQGASIFPLRHRDQCLGVVILGSFLWGVSPHADERTRLSMVFGALASSLFQLEAERQRQQTKRPAEPLLALLGKLRSLPDLSARLAAVVDETQRFVAPTRTNVYWFETERRYFWLRASSRDGNGYGSGQAITGFTAQEVNSFYQALAADQLVSVGEAHSSLKAEVTGRLMQQIQARSLLVAPILLHNELHGFLAVEGSEPRIWSDEEKSYVRGAAQLIALTAPLEGMEETIQQVKLDQALTAELSTAIFSDYDWNQTLKRASDLLSQRLRAETFAVLLYSFDQEGFEVVYQSHGSQRRNLPPWLDALNQVDWQMLERSTDPVGIENLTEDLKLMAWRQAFLDAGLQSVVVCHTAIGRSLEGLVVLGHDLPRTWNRAERAVLRVASQQIGVILHQWQLQRQTEQQQKINQTIQWGMTTLQQIHTLETLERSAMQQIAQILEVPLAALVTWQPGRNLGYITSAVVGNARFSIHLDAAVALHSDSLVQWAKHTDGLLPLTIDDIDAETRRWLNGSDIGQILVMALRTTPEHEPGGMVIVADHLDRYWHERQLNAFGTLVSQLAWSRRYLILSEALTLRQRDLEQINWYKHRQLEEIYRALGIGVKRLNELSNQKDPLANNRYQQVVRQLGGLLSAIAPVLKNEQWQLHSEYETTPLASLLKRAMERVEPLIRQRQLWHQVHNEESSLNIGGDLTKLELVLHEVLTNACLRSPAGSRLDVWCRPLDARWLELSITDNGIIEPRLLEELQTGRPEDLLAPSILDTPPGLHLEICQALMQQMGSELSLYQLEDGRILSRMLLPIALGMPPDKPKP is encoded by the coding sequence ATGGGTTCTTCCAAAAAGCCGTCAAACCCTGAAAAACAACTGGCGACTCTAAAGCAAACTCTTCAGGCTCTGCGTGAGGAGGAAACTGAAGATGTGCTGGTAGAAACGGCGATCGCCTATGTCGAGGAAGAATGCGACTATTCGCTCATCTGGATTGCCTCCTATGACCGGGTGGGGCACTGTCTGCGCGGGCGGGGTGGGCGCGTGCCCAATGGTGACACCGGCCCCCTACGGCAGCAGTTTGGGCTAAATCCGGGCGATTTAATGGAGCAGGTGGTGATTCAGCAGCGGCCGATGGGCGTGCCGGATCTGCGCGAAGAGATGCGGGCAGGCGACTGGCGCAAGCTGGCCCAAAAGTATGCCATCCAGGGAGCCTCCATCTTTCCCTTACGGCATCGGGATCAATGTCTGGGTGTGGTAATTTTGGGGTCGTTTCTCTGGGGGGTGTCGCCCCATGCCGACGAGCGAACCCGACTGTCGATGGTCTTTGGGGCGCTGGCATCGTCGCTCTTTCAGCTTGAAGCAGAGCGACAGCGGCAGCAGACCAAGCGCCCCGCCGAGCCGCTCTTGGCGCTGTTGGGCAAGCTGCGATCGCTCCCAGATCTCTCCGCTCGTCTGGCGGCAGTGGTGGACGAAACCCAGCGCTTTGTCGCCCCTACGCGCACCAACGTCTACTGGTTTGAGACTGAGCGACGCTACTTTTGGCTGCGGGCCAGCAGCCGCGATGGCAACGGCTACGGCAGCGGACAAGCCATCACGGGTTTTACTGCCCAGGAAGTGAACAGCTTTTATCAGGCGTTGGCGGCGGATCAACTGGTGTCGGTGGGCGAGGCCCATAGCTCGCTCAAGGCAGAAGTGACGGGGCGACTGATGCAGCAGATTCAGGCGCGATCGCTCTTGGTGGCTCCCATTCTGCTGCACAACGAGCTACACGGCTTTTTGGCCGTCGAGGGCAGCGAACCCCGCATCTGGTCAGACGAGGAAAAGAGCTACGTGCGCGGCGCGGCTCAACTGATCGCCCTGACTGCGCCCCTGGAGGGTATGGAGGAAACCATTCAGCAGGTGAAGCTGGATCAGGCGCTCACGGCTGAACTGTCCACCGCCATCTTCAGCGACTATGACTGGAACCAAACCCTGAAGCGGGCCTCCGACTTGCTGAGCCAACGGCTGCGGGCCGAAACCTTTGCGGTGCTGCTTTACAGTTTCGATCAGGAGGGCTTTGAGGTGGTCTATCAAAGTCATGGGTCGCAGCGACGCAATTTGCCCCCCTGGCTAGACGCGCTCAACCAGGTCGATTGGCAAATGCTGGAGCGCAGCACCGACCCCGTCGGCATTGAAAACCTGACCGAAGACCTGAAGCTGATGGCTTGGCGGCAGGCGTTTCTGGATGCGGGGCTGCAATCAGTCGTGGTGTGCCATACCGCGATCGGGCGATCGCTCGAAGGGCTGGTGGTCTTGGGTCACGACCTGCCCCGCACCTGGAACCGCGCCGAACGGGCCGTGCTGCGCGTCGCTAGCCAGCAAATCGGCGTAATCCTGCACCAGTGGCAACTCCAGCGGCAGACCGAGCAACAGCAAAAGATCAACCAGACGATTCAGTGGGGCATGACCACCCTCCAGCAAATCCACACCCTGGAAACGCTGGAGCGCTCAGCCATGCAGCAAATTGCCCAAATTCTTGAGGTTCCCTTGGCGGCGCTAGTCACTTGGCAGCCGGGCCGCAATCTGGGATACATCACCTCCGCCGTGGTCGGCAATGCTCGCTTTTCGATTCATCTGGATGCGGCGGTCGCCCTCCATTCTGACTCACTCGTGCAGTGGGCCAAGCACACCGACGGACTCCTCCCGCTTACCATCGACGACATCGATGCCGAAACGCGCCGCTGGCTCAACGGCAGCGACATTGGGCAAATTCTGGTCATGGCGCTGCGAACCACGCCTGAGCATGAACCGGGTGGCATGGTCATCGTGGCAGATCACCTGGATCGCTACTGGCACGAGCGTCAGCTCAATGCCTTTGGCACCCTCGTTAGCCAGCTAGCCTGGTCGCGACGCTACCTCATCCTGTCGGAAGCCCTCACCCTGCGACAGCGCGATCTAGAGCAAATCAACTGGTATAAGCATCGGCAACTGGAAGAGATCTACCGGGCGCTGGGCATTGGGGTGAAACGGCTCAACGAACTCAGCAACCAAAAAGACCCCCTGGCCAACAACCGCTATCAGCAGGTCGTGCGGCAACTGGGGGGTCTGCTGTCGGCGATCGCCCCAGTGCTGAAAAACGAGCAGTGGCAACTCCACAGCGAATACGAGACGACCCCCCTGGCCTCGCTGCTCAAGCGGGCAATGGAGCGCGTCGAGCCGCTGATTCGCCAGCGCCAACTCTGGCACCAGGTTCACAACGAGGAAAGCAGCCTGAATATCGGCGGCGACCTGACCAAGCTAGAGCTCGTGCTGCACGAAGTGTTGACCAATGCCTGCTTGCGATCGCCCGCGGGCAGCCGCCTCGACGTATGGTGTCGCCCGCTGGATGCCCGCTGGCTGGAGTTGTCCATCACCGACAACGGCATCATCGAACCGCGACTGCTTGAAGAACTGCAAACGGGCCGCCCCGAAGATCTGCTAGCGCCCTCCATCCTCGACACCCCACCTGGGCTGCACCTGGAAATCTGCCAGGCCCTCATGCAGCAGATGGGCAGCGAACTGAGCCTGTATCAGCTTGAAGACGGCCGCATTCTCAGCCGGATGTTGCTGCCAATCGCCCTGGGAATGCCGCCCGACAAGCCAAAACCCTAA
- a CDS encoding DUF4332 domain-containing protein, which yields MKDNNVTVIKGIDDAAAKALQAAGIETTEALLEKGATPSGRKQLAQATGLPEADLLRWLNLADLYRIKGIGREYADLLELAGVDTVPELAQRNPENLHQQIVRLNEERNIVKLLPEAVLVANWVAQAKELPRVIQY from the coding sequence ATGAAAGATAATAATGTAACCGTCATCAAAGGTATTGACGACGCGGCCGCCAAAGCCCTGCAAGCCGCCGGCATCGAAACCACCGAAGCCCTGCTAGAAAAAGGCGCAACCCCCAGCGGGCGCAAGCAGTTGGCGCAAGCAACCGGATTGCCCGAAGCCGATCTGCTGCGCTGGCTCAACCTGGCAGATCTGTATCGCATCAAAGGCATCGGGCGAGAATATGCCGACCTGCTCGAACTGGCGGGCGTAGACACCGTGCCCGAACTGGCCCAGCGAAACCCCGAAAACCTGCATCAGCAAATTGTCCGCTTGAACGAAGAACGGAATATCGTCAAGCTATTGCCCGAAGCCGTCCTCGTTGCCAATTGGGTCGCTCAGGCAAAGGAACTGCCCCGTGTGATTCAGTATTAA